From the Vicinamibacteria bacterium genome, the window CGTTACGACGAAATGTCGTCGGAGGAGGTGAGGGGCATTCTCGAAAAGGCCCACGCCGCACACCTCTCCTGGCGTGAGGTCGGCTTCGCCGAACGTTCGAAGCTCATGAAGGAAGCGGCGCGGTGCTTGCGGGAGAAAACGGAGGAGTACGCGGCGCTCATGACCGCCGAGATGGGAAAGCCCATTGCCGGCGCTCGCGCCGAAGCCGAAAAGTGCGCCTGGGTCTGCGACTACTACGCCGATCATGCCGAGCGCTTTCTCGCGGATGAGCCGGTCGAGACCGACGCCTCGAAGAGCTTCGTCGCTTTCGAGCCGATTGGCGTGGTGCTCGCCGTCATGCCCTGGAATTTTCCCTTCTGGCAGGTGTTCCGTTTTGCCGCGCCGGCTCTCATGGCGGGAAACGCCGGCGTGCTCAAGCACTCGTCGAACGTCATGGGTTGCGCCCTCGCCATCGAAGAGGTCTTTCACCGTGCGGGCTTCCCTCACGATCTGTTCCGAAGCCTTCTCATCGGCGGCCGCAAGGTCGCCGAGGTCATCGAGAGCCCGAGGGTCGCGGCGGTCACACTCACCGGAAGCACGCCGGCTGGCATCGCCGCGGCGTCCAAGGCGGGAGAGGTTCTGAAGAAAACGGTCCTCGAGCTCGGGGGAAGCGATCCCTACGTCGTCCTGGAAGACGCCGATCTCGACGGGGCGGTTGCCACCTGCGTCACGAGCCGCCTCATCAACAGCGGACAGAGCTGCATCGCCGCGAAGCGGTTCATCGTCGTGGAGAGCCTTCTCGAGAGCTTCACGGAAAAGTACGTCGCGCTCATGAGATCCAAGAAGATGGGCGATCCGACGAAGGAAGACACCGATGTCGGCCCTCAGGCACGGGCCGACCTCAGAGACGAGCTCCACGAGCAGGTGCTGAAGAGCGTCGAAAAAGGAGCGAAGCTCCTCCTCGGAGGTGAGGTGCCCAAGGGCAAGGGGGCTTTCTATCCGCCGACGGTGCTCTCGAACGTCAAGAAGGGCATGCCCGCGTACGACGAAGAGCTCTTCGGCCCCGTGGCCGCCATCATCGCCGCCAAGGACGAGGACGACGCCGTGCGGATCGCGAACGACAGCGTCTTCGGGCTCGGGGCCGCCGTCTTTACCAGGGACGTCCAGCGAGGAGAGCACATCGCGAAGAAGAAGCTCCAGGCCGGAGCCTGTTTCGTGAACACCTTCGTCAAATCCGACCCCCGGCTTCCCTTCGGGGGCATCAAGGAGTCCGGCTACGGCCGCGAGCTCGCCGCCTTCGGGATCCGGGAGTTCGTGAACATCAAGACCGTCTACGTCAGTAGGAGCACGGCGAGCTGAGCGCGCCGGCCGCAAGTCCCCGCTTCGGCACCACGCCGGTCTTCCTGACGTCGATCTCCACCATCCTGGGGGCGATCCTCTTCCTGCGGTTCGGCTACGCCGTGGGGAACGTCGGCTTTCTCGGGACCCTGCTCATCATCGCCGTCGGGCACATGGTCACGATCCCGACCGCGATGGCGATATCCGAGATCGCCACCAACCAGAGGGTAGAGGGAGGCGGCGAGTATTTCATCATCTCGCGCTCGTTCGGTATCATCATCGGCGCGGCCATCGGGG encodes:
- a CDS encoding NAD-dependent succinate-semialdehyde dehydrogenase, which gives rise to MSIVSINPATDEEIRRYDEMSSEEVRGILEKAHAAHLSWREVGFAERSKLMKEAARCLREKTEEYAALMTAEMGKPIAGARAEAEKCAWVCDYYADHAERFLADEPVETDASKSFVAFEPIGVVLAVMPWNFPFWQVFRFAAPALMAGNAGVLKHSSNVMGCALAIEEVFHRAGFPHDLFRSLLIGGRKVAEVIESPRVAAVTLTGSTPAGIAAASKAGEVLKKTVLELGGSDPYVVLEDADLDGAVATCVTSRLINSGQSCIAAKRFIVVESLLESFTEKYVALMRSKKMGDPTKEDTDVGPQARADLRDELHEQVLKSVEKGAKLLLGGEVPKGKGAFYPPTVLSNVKKGMPAYDEELFGPVAAIIAAKDEDDAVRIANDSVFGLGAAVFTRDVQRGEHIAKKKLQAGACFVNTFVKSDPRLPFGGIKESGYGRELAAFGIREFVNIKTVYVSRSTAS